The segment TATTCAGTTCACTTCCGTCAAAAGGTTTTCCCAGGATTTGACTGACATCACGTAAGAGCTCCACTTTGACTTCAGAGGAGAGCTCCAGGTGGTCTTCGATCTCATCGATGGCTCTCATGCACAGATAGGCGGATGCAACAGCATCCTTTAAATCCGAACGCAATCGATTGATAGGGATAAAGAAGGTTCGGCTGGTTGCGCGCAGCATTTCCATAGCATCCTTATGTAACTCAACCATTTTACTCATTTCATACTAGCCTCCACTTTACTTGCTTTTTATTATTTTACATCATGCGCGTTATCAACCAAAACACTAAATAAAAAGCCCCCCTCCGTGGAATACATTACCGATCACTTTTCCAGACTGCAAAGGAGTTGCTATGAAGGAAGATATCATTCTTTGAAGTCTCCTGCAATTATTTCTTCACTCTTAATACTTGTCCAACTTGCTATTTCTTCCCTTTTCTCCTGAACTGAAATCTTCAGGACAAGGTATTTTCGAAATCATCCTGCCTGCTGCAGGGGTATGACTCGAACCGGACCTTCCATCCATAAAGGGTTTAAGCGGCGTTCCGTAGTTAAAAGATTGTTACGACCATAATCTGAGGTATCAATATCAAAATAGACACCATCTCACCCGTAAAATGAAACATACCTCTCCCGGTTTTCGATTTTTGTTTATATAAATCCTTTTGCTTAACTTAGGTAATCTTCAAACTTCCAAAAGTTTTATTTGATCTATCTATCAGACAGATTATAAAATATAACTCAAGCTGTATGGGTATGCGACATCAAAAAATTCTCCAAATCGAGGTGAATGGAATGGAAAAGCCGCAACAAACGTACTCTTTTTTCGATTATATGAAGTTTGTCATCCCTTCAATAATCGGCATTTTTTTATTCATGATACCGATCTCTTACAATGGAGACATGACAATTCCTGTGGCATTAATGGCAGGATGGGTGGAGGATTGGTTTATAAAGTGGGTTCCTCCTCTTATGATCATCCTGATTTCAGTAACGCTGACGGGAACCCTCATTACCCTACTTGCCAAACCCAAGTGGGTGGAGAACAGCCCTTTTTTGACGAAACTGTTGAATGTGAGTTCTTTCTGGCTGATCATCCGGATGCTCAGTCTCGTTTTTGTTATCATGACCTTTTATCAGTGGGGACCGGAGTGGATCTGGTCTGAGAATACCGGTGATTTGATTTTATCCGATTTAATCCCTATGTTGTTTGCTGTCTTTCTTTTTGCCGGCCTGTTTTTGCCCTTGTTACTCAATTTTGGTTTATTGGAGTTTTTTGGTACTTTGTTCGTTCGGATTATGCGTCCGATCTTTACCCTTCCCGGTCGTTCTTCCATCGATTGTCTGGCATCTTGGCTGGGGGACGGAACGATTGGTGTTCTTCTGACCAACAAACAGTATGAAGAAGGGTTTTACACAAAACGGGAAGCGGCGGTCATCGGAACCACTTTCTCCGTGGTTTCCATCACTTTTACCATCGTCATTCTGAAGCAGGTTAAGTTGGAGCATTTATTTTTTCCCTATTATCTGACGATTGCTCTGGCTGGTTTAGCTGCCGCATTGATCATGCCTCGGATTCCACCTTTATCCAGAAAACCGGATACGAACTATGATCAGGCTACGGAAAAAGCGGATGAAACGATCCCTTCCCATACCACACCCTTTCGTTGGGGACTGCGCCAAGCTGCATCCCGTGCACAAAACAACCGGTTTGTAGAAGTGGCAAAAGGAGGGGTTCAAAACGTCCTGGACATGTGGCTGGGTGTCATTCCGGTTGTGATGACTTTTGGAACTGTGGCCTTGGTTTTAGCTGAGTATACACCGGTGTTCCGCTATCTGGGCACACCCTTTGTCCCTCTTCTGACATTGCTCCAGGTACCGGAAGCAGGGGAGGCCGCTCAAACCATGGTGGTGGGCTTCGCGGATATGTTCCTTCCCGCTGTAATTGGAAGCGGGATTGAAAGCGAGTTAACCCGATTTGTCATCGCTTGTGTGTCTGTGGTACAACTCATTTATATGTCTGAGGTAGGAGGATTGCTTCTGGGTTCCAAAATACCTGTCAACGTGTGGGATCTGATCGTTATTTTCCTGCTCCGGACATTGATTACACTGCCGATCATTGTGTTGATGGCCCATTTGATTATATGACGGACTAATCATCTAAAACCTTTTTCTGTACCTGTCCCGAAACACGATGCTCCGTCTTCGAGTAGGCCTTTGATTGTTGAAACAGATGAAAGCGCTTTTACAGGCTGTCCAAGGACTTTCACAACGACAAAAAAGAACCTCCCCATCGGGAGGTTCTTTTCACTTATTTAGAGGATAGCTGTAACAGCACCGGCACCAACGGTCCGACCACCTTCACGAATGGCGAAACGGGTACCGTCTTCGATGGCGATAGGAGCAATCAACTCCACTTCCATCTCAATGTTGTCACCAGGCATAACCATTTCAGTTCCTTCCGGCAATTGAACCACACCGGTTACGTCAGTGGTGCGGAAGTAGAACTGGGGACGGTATCCATTGAAGAAGGGGGTATGACGACCGCCTTCGTCTTTGGTCAGGATGTATACCTGAGCTTTAAACTTGGTATGAGGCTTCACCGAACCGGGTTTGGCCAATACCTGTCCACGCTGGATATCTTCACGGCTGACACCCCGCAGCAGGGCACCGATGTTGTCACCGGCCTCGGCTTGATCCATCAGCTTGCGGAACATTTCCACACCGGTTACAACTGTTTTGTTGATTTCTGCTTCAATACCGACGATTTCAACTTCATCGGACACCTTAATCACACCACGTTCCACACGACCGGTGGCAACGGTTCCCCGACCGGTAATGGTGAAGACGTCTTCAACCGGCATCAGGAAGGGTTTGTCGGTTTCACGTTCCGGAGTCGGTACGTATGCGTCTACTTCCTTCATCAGATCCAGGATTTTTTGAGCCCATTCGCTGTCCGGCTCTTCCAGTGCTTTCAGAGCAGAACCGGAAACCACGGGAATGTCATCACCGGGGAAGTCATATTCGGTTAACAGTTCACGAACTTCCATTTCCACCAGTTCCAGCAGTTCTTCATCATCCACCATGTCCACTTTGTTCAGGAAAACCACGATGTTTTCCACGCCTACTTGGTTGGACAGCAGGATATGCTCCCGGGTTTGGGGCATCGGACCGTCAGCGGCAGACACAACCAGGATGGCTCCATCCATCTGGGCGGCACCTGTGATCATGTTTTTCACGTAGTCAGCGTGACCTGGGCAGTCCACGTGAGCATAGTGACGATTTTCAGTTTCATATTCCACGTGGGAGGTGGAAATGGTGATTCCACGCTCTTTTTCTTCCGGAGCTTTGTCGATTTGGTCGTAAGCAGTAGCGGTGGCACCGCCGGCTTTAGCCAAAATCGTGGTAATTGCAGCAGTCAGGGTCGTTTTTCCGTGGTCAACGTGGCCAATTGTACCAATATTGACGTGAGGTTTTGTACGCTCAAACTTCTCTTTCGCCATGACTCAAAGTCCTCCTTTAAATCTCCTGAAAATAAAATATGGATGTATAAGGGAGAAAGCCTTGGAGCCAAACCAGCTCCCGGACTTTCTTCACCATTTGGATCGGGTCCGGATTATTCTCCGGAAGCCTTGGAGATAATCTCTTCGGCTATATTTTTCGGCACTTCTTCATAGTGGTCAAAGAACATGGAGTAGGTTCCCCGCCCTTGAGTCCGGGAACGCAGGTTGGTGGCGTAACCGAACATCTCAGACAAGGGTACCAAGGCCCGGATTACCTGGGCACCGCCACGGGCATCCATCCCTTCCACACGACCACGGCGGGAGTTGACATCACCCATGACATCCCCCATGTATTCTTCCGGAACCGTGATTTCCACTTTCATCATGGGTTCCAACAAAACGGGATTACATTTGGACTTGGCCGCTTTTAAGGCCATGGAACCGGCAATCTTAAAGGCCATTTCGGAAGAGTCCACATCGTGGTAAGAACCATCGTAGATGGTCGCTTTTACATCCACGAGGGGATATCCCGCCAGAACACCGTTTTGCAGAGCTTCTTCGACACCATTTTGCACCGCCGGAATGTATTCCTTGGGAACCACACCCCCGACGATTTTGTTGACGAATTCGAAACCTCCCCCTTCTTCCAAGGGTTCGATTTCCAGCCATACGTGACCATATTGTCCCCGACCACCGGACTGGCGGATAAACTTTCCTTCCACCTTCGCACTGCTGCGGAAGGTTTCCCGATAAGCCACCTGGGGTTTACCCACATTGGCATCCACCTTAAACTCCCGGCGAAGTCGGTCAACAATCACGTCCAGATGAAGCTCTCCCATCCCTTTAATAATTGTCTGACCCGTTTCTTCATCGGTTTCAGCCTTAAAGGTGGGATCCTCCTCGGACAATTTAGCCAGGGCGATGCCCATTTTATCCTGATCGGCTTTGGACTTCGGTTCAATCGCCACATTGATCACCGTATCAGGGAAGACCATGGATTCCAGGATGATCGGATTTTTCTCATCGCACAGGGTATCCCCGGTGCCGGTATCCTTCAAACCTACTGCAGCGGCAATATCACCGGAATAGACTTTTTTGATCTCTTCCCGGGAATTGGCGTGCATTTGCAGGATACGTCCGATCCGTTCTCTTTTTTCCTTCGTGGAGTTCAACACATAGGATCCGGAATCCAGTGTACCGGAGTACACACGGAAGAAGGTAAGCTTCCCGACATAG is part of the Kroppenstedtia pulmonis genome and harbors:
- a CDS encoding YjiH family protein yields the protein MGMRHQKILQIEVNGMEKPQQTYSFFDYMKFVIPSIIGIFLFMIPISYNGDMTIPVALMAGWVEDWFIKWVPPLMIILISVTLTGTLITLLAKPKWVENSPFLTKLLNVSSFWLIIRMLSLVFVIMTFYQWGPEWIWSENTGDLILSDLIPMLFAVFLFAGLFLPLLLNFGLLEFFGTLFVRIMRPIFTLPGRSSIDCLASWLGDGTIGVLLTNKQYEEGFYTKREAAVIGTTFSVVSITFTIVILKQVKLEHLFFPYYLTIALAGLAAALIMPRIPPLSRKPDTNYDQATEKADETIPSHTTPFRWGLRQAASRAQNNRFVEVAKGGVQNVLDMWLGVIPVVMTFGTVALVLAEYTPVFRYLGTPFVPLLTLLQVPEAGEAAQTMVVGFADMFLPAVIGSGIESELTRFVIACVSVVQLIYMSEVGGLLLGSKIPVNVWDLIVIFLLRTLITLPIIVLMAHLII
- the tuf gene encoding elongation factor Tu, translated to MAKEKFERTKPHVNIGTIGHVDHGKTTLTAAITTILAKAGGATATAYDQIDKAPEEKERGITISTSHVEYETENRHYAHVDCPGHADYVKNMITGAAQMDGAILVVSAADGPMPQTREHILLSNQVGVENIVVFLNKVDMVDDEELLELVEMEVRELLTEYDFPGDDIPVVSGSALKALEEPDSEWAQKILDLMKEVDAYVPTPERETDKPFLMPVEDVFTITGRGTVATGRVERGVIKVSDEVEIVGIEAEINKTVVTGVEMFRKLMDQAEAGDNIGALLRGVSREDIQRGQVLAKPGSVKPHTKFKAQVYILTKDEGGRHTPFFNGYRPQFYFRTTDVTGVVQLPEGTEMVMPGDNIEMEVELIAPIAIEDGTRFAIREGGRTVGAGAVTAIL
- the fusA gene encoding elongation factor G, which codes for MAREFSLKDTRNIGIMAHIDAGKTTTTERILFYSGRVHKIGETHEGAATMDWMEQEQERGITITSAATTCQWNDHRINIIDTPGHVDFTVEVERSLRVLDGAVGVFCAKGGVEPQSETVWRQADTYQVPRMAYVNKMDVVGADFYGAVQQMRDRLDANAVPIQLPIGSEDTFEGIIDLVKNEAYYYLDDLGTKTEAREIPDEYKEKAEEYRTQMLEALAELDEDLMMKYLEGEEVTVDELKAVIRKGVCNVEIIPVLCGSSYKNKGVQAMLDAVVDYMPSPLDVPAIQGELPDGTEVTRPSDDNEPFSALAFKIMTDPYVGKLTFFRVYSGTLDSGSYVLNSTKEKRERIGRILQMHANSREEIKKVYSGDIAAAVGLKDTGTGDTLCDEKNPIILESMVFPDTVINVAIEPKSKADQDKMGIALAKLSEEDPTFKAETDEETGQTIIKGMGELHLDVIVDRLRREFKVDANVGKPQVAYRETFRSSAKVEGKFIRQSGGRGQYGHVWLEIEPLEEGGGFEFVNKIVGGVVPKEYIPAVQNGVEEALQNGVLAGYPLVDVKATIYDGSYHDVDSSEMAFKIAGSMALKAAKSKCNPVLLEPMMKVEITVPEEYMGDVMGDVNSRRGRVEGMDARGGAQVIRALVPLSEMFGYATNLRSRTQGRGTYSMFFDHYEEVPKNIAEEIISKASGE